One Prinia subflava isolate CZ2003 ecotype Zambia chromosome 9, Cam_Psub_1.2, whole genome shotgun sequence DNA segment encodes these proteins:
- the SNCG gene encoding gamma-synuclein — protein sequence MDVFKKGFSIAKEGVVAAAEKTKQGVTEAAEKTKEGVMYVGTKTKEGVVQSVTSVAEKTKEQANVVGEAVVASVNTVANKTVEGAETIAATTGVVKKEDLAAPQPPEQPRVEGEGAPAGAGGEGEIEGAPSS from the exons ATGGATGTCTTCAAGAAGGGTTTCTCCATTGCTAAAGAAGGtgtggtggctgctgcagaaaagACCAAGCAGGGAGTgacagaggctgcagagaagaCCAAAGAAGGGGTAATGTATGTAG GCACCAAGACCAAGGAGGGAGTAGTGCAAAGTGTGACCTCAG TTGCTGAGAAGACCAAGGAGCAGGCCAACGTGGTGGGAGAAGCTGTAGTAGCCAGCGTGAACACAGTGGCAAACAAGACTGTAGAAGGAGCAGAGACCATCGCGGCCACTACAGGAGTTGTAAAAAAg GAGGACCTGGCAGCGCCGCAGCCGCCCGAGCAGCCGCGGGTGGAGGGCGAGGGGGCCCCGGCAGGCGCCGGCGGAGAG GGTGAAATTGAAGGTGCTCCATCAAGTTAG